The region CTGTTCCTGGGACAGACGGCGACTTTCTTCTCCTACCACCGGCCCGGGGAACGCACGCCACTGCGTTCCGAAGCACCAGGTATAAAGGAGGTTCTCCCATGACAGGCAAGCCACGGCACATGCATCTCTTTCTCGTCATCGGCAACGTCGGCCAGCATCATGGCGCGTGGCGCGAACCGGACAGCGGCATCGAACTGGCCGACTCGATCGATTTCCACGCCGAGGTGGCGCAGCGGGCCGAGGCCGCGAAGCTGGATGCCGTCTTCATCGCTGACCACCTTGCGATGCTGGGCCGGGAGGCGCACGCGCCGGCACAGCATCTGGAACCAGTGACCGTGCTGTCGGCCCTGAGCATGCGTACGGAATCGATCGGCCTGGTGGGTTCTGCCAGCACGACGTTCAACGAGCCCTTCAACGTAGCGCGCCAGTTCGCCTCACTGGACCACCTCAGCCGGGGCCGAGCCGGTTGGAACATCGTGACCTCGGCGTTCGGTGAGGAGAACTTCGGCTCCGACCCCCTCCCCTCGCACGCGTCCCGTTACGAACGCGCCGGGGAATTCGTGGAGGTGACCAAGGCACTGTGGCGCAGTTGGGACGCCGACGCCTTGGCGGTGGACAGGGATTCCGGCGTGTACGCCAGATCGGAACGGGTGCATCCGATCAACTTCCAGGGCGAACACCTGACGGTCTCCGGGCCACTGAACATTCCCCGGCCACCGCAAGTGCACCCCGTGCTGGTGCAGGCCGGAACGTCCGCTGATGGCATGGCCTTCGCGTCCAGGCACGCCGAGGTCGTCTTCTCGGCGCATCAGGGACTCCCCATGGCGAAGCGCTACTACGACGAGATCAAGAACGGTGCGAAGCGGCTGGGCCGCGACCCGGACTCGATCAAGGTCCTGTTCGGTCTGAGCCCCATCCTCGGTGACACCCAGAAGGACGCTGAGGAGCGGCAGCGCGCCCTGGCCGGCCTCCTCAACATCGACTATGCCAAACAACTGGTGGCTTTCCAGCTCGGCGGGATCGACCTGACCAACTACGACCTCGACGAGAAGCTGCCGCTGGACGTCCTGCCGGACCCGACGACCATCAACCGCAGGCAGGGCCGCTTCGATCTTTACCGGCAGTTGATCGAAGACGGTGAAACCCTGCGGCGCCTGACTGAGGTCGAGGCCACGGCGGCGGGGCTCCAGGTGGCCGTCGGCGATGTGGAACGCATGGCCAACGAGATGATCACCTATTTCGAGGCTGCCGCGGCCGACGGCTTCATCCTCATTCCTCCCTCGCAGCGCGTGGACGGACGCCGTCTGCTCAGCGAGGTCATACCCCTGTTGCAGGAGCGAGGGTATGCCCGCGCAACCTACCAGGGCACTACCCTGCGCGAGCATCTCGGCCTCGCCCGGCCCTGAACGCCATGGGTATCCCGGCCTCGGCCTGTTGGCTGATGAGACCTGCCGGGGGCATGGAGCTGCGCTTCGGCCCGACGGAGTTGACCACCGCTGGGTCGGCGCAGGGCCTTGGTGCTGCGGCGCGACCCTGATCTGCGGCTGGTTCAATGGACCGGTTGCTCTACCTCGGGGTCGGCGCGTACGTGATAATCTCGACTTTCTCCAGAGTCGCCATTCCTTCCTCAATCAGTTCTGACAATTGAGGAACGAAGCGGCGTATCCGGTCTTCCGCATCGACGATGACCACCAGAAGCGGCAGTGAGTGTGACAGCGAGAGCAGGCGAGAGGTGTGCACGATGCCATCCGCGCCGTAGCCTTCTATGCCGCGAAGCACAATTGCCCTGGATAATCCGGCGTTCCGAGCTCTCCGCACGATCTCGTAGTACAGGGGCCGGTGGTTCCACACGTCGTCATCCCTGGCGAAAATCGTCAGCTTGAGCCCACAGCCGGCTGATTGCATGACTTGCTCTATCCTTTGCACTACGACAGTCGACGATCCAGGCCGGCAGCCCAGACGGCAAGGCGTCCTGAGTCACGCCTCGACGGGTGAAGATCCAATCCAGTCTGGACATCCAGCGAAGTCCACGGCCTTCGTCAATTTATCAACGCCTGGTGACCACCGCAATGCCCCGGGTAACTGCATGTACCTGCCGCAGGTTTGGTAGTTGACGTCCTGTCGGTGACGATCACGCCTCGGGACATTCGAACCGGGTCACGTCTCCTTCGTGGTCCCTCGCTCGTAGGTGCGTCATGTACGCAGCCGCTGGTTTGGCTGGTGCAATACGCCAGCAGGCGCCGACGGTGCGGCAGCGTGCAGAGTCGACGTTGGTCCGGCGTGCGAAAAACGGATAGCGCCCGGTCGTAAATCGGATTGAGGAAGGCCGATCTGGCGGGATAGTGTCGCCCGCCAGCGGGGACAATTTGTCATGCCCCGGCCGTCGTAGATCTCATCCCCAACCCAGGGAGATAGCGATGACCACGAATACGCCTGCAACCGGTGTCCGTACGCTCGACCAGGACGCATTCGACCGCCACCTCAAGGAATTCTCCGAGAACGCCCCCATCCTTGAGTACTCGCAGCAGTTCCGCCGGGAAGGTTACGTCAAGCTCGCCGGTCTGGTGTCGACGGACCTGTTCGCCGAGGTCACCAGTGAAGTCAACCGCCTGCTGGACCAGCACGCCCAACGTATCGACATCGAACTCAAAGAGACCGGGAATTCGCCGCGCAAGATGCACACGGTCAGCGCGTCCGACATCGCCCGCGACTCCCAGCTCATTTCCGCGATTTACGACTCCGCGAGCATCCGCGATGTGCTGGGCCAGATCGCCCAGGCGGACGTACTGCTGTGCCCGTGGGAGGGCGAGAAGTACGTCATCATCCGTCAGGACCAGCCGGGCGACACCCATGGATGGCACTGGGGAGATTTCAGCTACACACTGATCTGGATCATCCAGGCGCCCGGCCCCGAGGTGGGCGGGATGCTGCAGTGCGTGCCGCACACCAACTGGGACAAGCAGAACCCGCGGGTGCACGAGTACCTCCAGAACCACCCGATCCGCACCTACGCCAACGCCACCGGCGACCTGTACTTCCTGCGTTCGGACACCACACTCCACCGGACGATCCCGCTCAACAAGCCGGCCACCCGCATCATCCTCAACACGTGCTGGGCCAGCGCCGCCGACGCCGATCGTCCGACGACACACGAAACCATGAACGCGATGTTCTCCTCCTGACCGTCACACGAGGGGGGATACTCCTTGAGCACCACTCCTGAACTACACAGCGGAACAGACCTCCGGGAACTGGTCATTTCCCTGCTGGCCGGGGACGAGGACGCGGCCACGGTCAACGCCCGGGCAACCGACATGGTCTACCGAGCCGAAATCCGCACTGTCGCCGAGAATTTGGCTCATGCGGCTTTCATTCGCGGCGACCGCGCAGCGCTGCACACCGCGCACTGGGTGCTGGGCGACATCTACGACCGGTGTTTCAGTCTGCCTCCCATCGATCAGGTCGACTCCCTGCTGACTGAGATCCTGGACGACATCCGCAGCGTCCTGGAAAACGCCATGATGGCGGATCTCCGTGGAAAGATGGACCAGAGCGCACTGGCCTCCGTGCCCCAGGACCCGGAAACCTTTCTGCCCTGGTACCGGAACTTCATCAGTAGTCACAACGCAAGCAATCATCCATTCTACCGAGACTTCCTGGAAGACCGGGCCTCAGCGGAGGACATCAGGTTCTACCTGGCTCAGGAGACGTCGCTGGACCCACGCTTCGACGACATCTTGTCGTTCCTGACTGTGGGCACCAACGGCTCGGAGAAGATGGAACTCGTCAGCAACCTGTGGGACGAGATGGGGAACGGGAACTCGGCCGACGTGCATACGGCGGTATTTGCGAAAACGCTCACGGACGCCGGCGTGTCGAAGGAGTTCATCGACAGCAACATCATGCTGGAGTCGCTGGTCTGCGGAAATGTCTCCGCAGCCTTGGCGCTCTCAAGGCGGCACTGCTACAAGGCATTCGGATATTTCGGTGTCACCGAGTATCTGACACCCCGCCGATTCCGGTCCTACATCGTGGGCTGCAAACGGCTGGGAATGCCGAAATCAGCCTATATCTACCACGACCAGCACATCCAGATCGACGCGCGCCACGGGCCGTCCTGGTTCAAGAACATCTTGCTCCCGTCGATTGCCCGCGAACCGCGCTGCGCCTCCGAGATCGTACTGGGCACCGTCATGCGCCTGGAGACCTCCACCGGGTATCTCGATGCGCTGCAGGCGAAACTCGAGTTGGCCAGATGAGCCTGCCGAACCGACAGGACCTGAGCGAATGCGGCTAGCCATCATCGGTGGCGGTGCATCCGCGGTGACGCTGATGGATGCCCTCGCGCGCAGCACGCCGGGGGAAAAGATCACGGTCAGCATCTTCGAACCCCGGGCCGTGCTCGGCCCCGGCCGGCCCTACCAGGAGGACGCGGACAGCGCCCTGATCAACAGACCCGCCGACTCGATGTCCGTCAGGCACACCGATCCGCTGGATTTTCGGAACTGGCTGCGGGAGGCGGGCCGCAGCGGCGAATTTCCGTCGGCCGACCCGGAAGCGCGGTTCCAGCCGAGACGGCTGTTCGGCATCTACCTGCGCCGACGCCTCGCGGCGGCCGCTGCCAAACTGGTCGTCGGCGGGGGGGCGGTGGAGATGTGCACCGCCACCGTCGAGGATGTGTACTCCGCCGCTGGCAGACTGGTCACCCTCGCCTCGACGGGCGTGGCGGAAGCGCACGACCATGTCGTGCTGTGTCTGGGCACGCCCCGGCCGGCCGACATCTACGGATTGACGGGTCGGCCCGGCTTCGTCGCCGATCCCTACCCATTGTCCGAACCGCTGCCCGCCGGGGAGCCGGTGACCGTGCTGGGCAGCAATCTGTCCGCGGTGGACATCGCGGTTGCCCTGCTGCGCCGTGGGCACACCGCACCGATCCGACTGATCTCCCGCAACGGCTTGCTGCCCAGTGTGCGCTGCCAGCCGGCTGCCATTGACCCGGCGGAGGCCGGGCAGCTGGCCGAAGCGGTGCAACTCACGCCCCCGGCGTCGCTCTGGACGACCGTCCGGAGGCTGCTGCACGGGCGGCTGGTCGCGCACGGGGGATCGGCCCATGAAATGGCCCTGGACCTGGCGGCGGGTGAGCCGGCCGCGGGCCGGCTCGCCCGCCAGCTCGGGCGGACGGACGCTGCGGACTGCTGGCGAGCGGTGCTGCTGCCTCTGCTGGATCCGGTTGGTGAACTGTTCTGGCAGCGACTTCCGTTGCGTATGAGGGAGTCGTTCCTGCGCCGCCACAACACCTCGATCGCCACTGTGCTGAACCCGATGCCACCGGCGACAGCGGCCCTGCTGCTGGAGGCGCTGCGCACCGGCGCCCTGGAAGTGCACTCGGGGATCACTGCAGTCAACGCTTCGCCGGGCGGCGGTTTCATGGTGACGGCAGCCGGGAAGAACCATCGCGCCGGTGTGCTGCTGAACGCCGCCCGGGCCACGCCTTACGACCCCGTGGAGCCGGCTGGGCGGCTGCTCGGCCGACTGGCCGCCAGGGGGTTGGCTCGTCCGCATCCATGCGGTGGCGTGTACGTCGACTTCACCACGAACCGGGTCCTGGGGCCGGCCTCCGGCCTGTACGCTCTCGGCCACCCGGCCGCAGGTGACATCTATTACGCCAACGCCGGCTCACTTCTGGGCATCAGCGCACGGGCCGAACGCATCGTGGCCCGGATCCGGCGCGGCTCGACCACTGGCACCACCACATTGGCCACGTCTTCAACGCTGACGATCGGGGGACGGCTCGATGGCTGAGTCCTGGTACACCATGCGTGACGAGGTATTCGCCGATGGACTGCGCGGCCGGGTGCCCAGGCTCCCTGCTGATCCGGCCCGGCTGGAGGAGGTGGCAAGGCAGCACTTGCCCGCCGGCCTGTGGTCGTTCGTCGCAGGTGGCGCGGGAGGCGGGCGCACTCTGGCAGCCAACCGGGCCGCCTTCGACAAGTGGGAACTCACCCCGCGCATGATGCATGCGGCTCAGCCACTGACGCTGCGCACCGAACTGCTGGGGACCAGCATGGCGGCACCGGTTCTGCTGGCTCCGATCGGCCTGGCCGGCCTGGCCCACCCCGATGGCGAGGCCGCCGCCGCAAGGGTGGCCCGGGAACTGGGACTGACCATGACTCTGTCCAA is a window of Streptomyces violaceusniger Tu 4113 DNA encoding:
- a CDS encoding iron-containing redox enzyme family protein, with product MSTTPELHSGTDLRELVISLLAGDEDAATVNARATDMVYRAEIRTVAENLAHAAFIRGDRAALHTAHWVLGDIYDRCFSLPPIDQVDSLLTEILDDIRSVLENAMMADLRGKMDQSALASVPQDPETFLPWYRNFISSHNASNHPFYRDFLEDRASAEDIRFYLAQETSLDPRFDDILSFLTVGTNGSEKMELVSNLWDEMGNGNSADVHTAVFAKTLTDAGVSKEFIDSNIMLESLVCGNVSAALALSRRHCYKAFGYFGVTEYLTPRRFRSYIVGCKRLGMPKSAYIYHDQHIQIDARHGPSWFKNILLPSIAREPRCASEIVLGTVMRLETSTGYLDALQAKLELAR
- a CDS encoding NtaA/DmoA family FMN-dependent monooxygenase (This protein belongs to a clade of FMN-dependent monooxygenases, within a broader family of flavin-dependent oxidoreductases, the luciferase-like monooxygenase (LMM) family, some of whose members use coenzyme F420 rather than FMN.), with translation MTGKPRHMHLFLVIGNVGQHHGAWREPDSGIELADSIDFHAEVAQRAEAAKLDAVFIADHLAMLGREAHAPAQHLEPVTVLSALSMRTESIGLVGSASTTFNEPFNVARQFASLDHLSRGRAGWNIVTSAFGEENFGSDPLPSHASRYERAGEFVEVTKALWRSWDADALAVDRDSGVYARSERVHPINFQGEHLTVSGPLNIPRPPQVHPVLVQAGTSADGMAFASRHAEVVFSAHQGLPMAKRYYDEIKNGAKRLGRDPDSIKVLFGLSPILGDTQKDAEERQRALAGLLNIDYAKQLVAFQLGGIDLTNYDLDEKLPLDVLPDPTTINRRQGRFDLYRQLIEDGETLRRLTEVEATAAGLQVAVGDVERMANEMITYFEAAAADGFILIPPSQRVDGRRLLSEVIPLLQERGYARATYQGTTLREHLGLARP
- a CDS encoding DUF190 domain-containing protein yields the protein MQSAGCGLKLTIFARDDDVWNHRPLYYEIVRRARNAGLSRAIVLRGIEGYGADGIVHTSRLLSLSHSLPLLVVIVDAEDRIRRFVPQLSELIEEGMATLEKVEIITYAPTPR
- a CDS encoding FAD/NAD(P)-binding protein, whose protein sequence is MRLAIIGGGASAVTLMDALARSTPGEKITVSIFEPRAVLGPGRPYQEDADSALINRPADSMSVRHTDPLDFRNWLREAGRSGEFPSADPEARFQPRRLFGIYLRRRLAAAAAKLVVGGGAVEMCTATVEDVYSAAGRLVTLASTGVAEAHDHVVLCLGTPRPADIYGLTGRPGFVADPYPLSEPLPAGEPVTVLGSNLSAVDIAVALLRRGHTAPIRLISRNGLLPSVRCQPAAIDPAEAGQLAEAVQLTPPASLWTTVRRLLHGRLVAHGGSAHEMALDLAAGEPAAGRLARQLGRTDAADCWRAVLLPLLDPVGELFWQRLPLRMRESFLRRHNTSIATVLNPMPPATAALLLEALRTGALEVHSGITAVNASPGGGFMVTAAGKNHRAGVLLNAARATPYDPVEPAGRLLGRLAARGLARPHPCGGVYVDFTTNRVLGPASGLYALGHPAAGDIYYANAGSLLGISARAERIVARIRRGSTTGTTTLATSSTLTIGGRLDG
- a CDS encoding HalD/BesD family halogenase, whose translation is MTTNTPATGVRTLDQDAFDRHLKEFSENAPILEYSQQFRREGYVKLAGLVSTDLFAEVTSEVNRLLDQHAQRIDIELKETGNSPRKMHTVSASDIARDSQLISAIYDSASIRDVLGQIAQADVLLCPWEGEKYVIIRQDQPGDTHGWHWGDFSYTLIWIIQAPGPEVGGMLQCVPHTNWDKQNPRVHEYLQNHPIRTYANATGDLYFLRSDTTLHRTIPLNKPATRIILNTCWASAADADRPTTHETMNAMFSS